The genome window AAAATTAATAATACTGCGATATAACTCATCATGCAAATTAAAACGCTCATATCCGCCATGCTGGGCTGGAAAATTTTTTATTGCCAGTTGGATATCTCCGGTTGACGGAAGAAACACAGCGCTTCCGGTCGGATCAACGCAGGAAAAGTCAAATTTCAAAATATAATATGAATTGCGCAGTTTCGTGGGATTTTTTCCGACTTTAAGACCGCCGAAAAATCGCTTTAAATTCATCCTTTGCTGCCACATCATAATAATTTTCCAGCATTGAAAGAACAAGGCTTTTTCCAAAACGCCTGGGACGGATAAATAATTGAGATTTTGTCTGTCCTGTCACAATAAAAATACCCTTCTGTAATAAGACTTTTAAAGTCGGATATACCGTATGGAAATTTCATTGTTCAATCCTCATATCACTTCAAGAGTACTTTACACTTTTTAGATGTTGGTTCTTGCCTGGTTCCCATACTCTAGAGTGGGACGGCATCACGCCTCCTTTAATTTTTTTGCACATAATCGGCGCCTTTGGGAATTCCTCACACCACATGAATCGAATTAATTCCAGAATATTTCTGTAACC of Desulfosarcina sp. BuS5 contains these proteins:
- a CDS encoding AAA family ATPase gives rise to the protein MTGQTKSQLFIRPRRFGKSLVLSMLENYYDVAAKDEFKAIFRRS